AAGAAATTACCATTAATATGGGAATGCCTTCTTTTGCTCCAGAAAAAGTACCCGTTGAGTTTAAAGAAGAAGTTATAGAAAAAGAAGTAAAAATTAAAAATAAAAATTATATTATAACTACTTTATTCATGGGAGTTCCTCATACAGTTATATTTGGTAAGCTTGAAGATTACGATGTGGCTGAAGGGGAGTACATTGAAAAATACCCTGTATTTACCCAGGGAACTAATGTTAACTTTTGTGAAATTGTAAATGAAAAAGAGGTAAAAGTGAAAACCTGGGAGAGAGGTGCAGGACCTACTTTGGCCTGTGGTACTGGAAGCTGTGCCTGTGTTGTAGCCGCCAATAAAATTGGCCTTACAGGAAAAGAAGTTAAAGTTTCAGTGCCAGGAGGAATACTGTTAGTAGAAATAAAAGATGATAATAGCGTGTTTATGACAGGTCCTGCAGCAATTTCTTTTAAAGGGGAATATGATATTTAATGCAATATTTTAAAAAAGTTATACTTTTTATGATGCTGTTTATTGTGAATGTTACTTTGACTGGGTGTGTTAATAAAAGAGAAGATGAAACTGAAAAAGTAAAAATACCTAATTATTCTAGTACCATTGTAGCTGAAAGTAATGAAAATGAAAAAAAGGTGTATAATGTTGATAATTATAACTTGTATGAAAATGGAACAACTGATGATGCAGCGCAAGTATTATATGACAAAGAAAAATCTCTCTATATATATTTAGTTGATAAGGATGCTGTGGGGAAATCTGCTGGCAACAAAATAATAGTAATAGATAAGGGAGTTAAAACTGAAATTAAAGATTTTTTTTCTGCTGTGGATATAAAATTAAATTCTTCTGGAGATAAAATCGCCTATAGGACCTTTAAAAATGATTCCCCAGCTAGTGCACAGGGAATGAAGATATATGATTTAAAAGGTAAAAAATATGTAAAACTTAACTCTAATGTATTAGTTTCAGGTAATCTATATAGATGGCTTGATGATCACAGAATAATATATTATGGTAGTATGGAAAATAAAAAAGATTCTGATAAAATATATATATATGATTTAAATACCTCTAAGGAACAAGTCTATTTAGAAGATACTAAAGGGTATTGTATCTATTTCACTTCTTTGGGAAATAATTTATTATTTCTTTCAAGAACAGGAGAAAGTTTATATTTATATTATTATGAAGATAAAAATAAGAAATTCAAACTTTTAAGTGATGATTTTGGAGAAATATATAAATCTCTGTCAGAAGAGGAAAATGAAACTATATTTTTCTTTGCAAATGTGGGAGAAAAAGGTACAGCAGTGTATAAATTTACGGCTGATAACTATGAATTAAAAAGAATTACATATGATTTTCCTCAAAATATCAAAATTTCTTCGGAAATGTCTAGAGATGAAAAAGGCAATGTGTATTTTGTAGGGTTTGAAAGTGAGGAAAGCAGCGGAGAGATATTTATGTATGATATAAATGAAAAATCCACAAATATTATATCGGATCATGAAGGAAATTATAATATTTATGGAGATAGGAGTAAAATAGGATTTAATTAATAATAAAAAGTACTGTGAAAATTTATTTACTGTACTTTTTATTATTTTAATTTTAAAATAAATGTTTAAAAAATTATATGCTGGATATAATTTCAGGTATATAAATTAATAGAAAGTGAGAGGTATAATGTTTTCTGTGGAATTAAAATATATAGATATTGAAGACGTTGTTTTAGACACAGAAATAGTTAAGAAGATACCAGAAGAAATAGCCAGGGATAATTGCTTGATAGCTTTAAAAAAGGTTAATGAAAAATTTATTATAGTCGTAGGTAAAAAATTAAATTTTCCATTAATAGAACAGCTAAAATTTATATTGGGCAGTGAATTATTATTTTTCAAATCAAATCAAAAGAAAATATATCAGTTAATAAATACTTATTATTGCAGACAAAATTTAGATCTTGCCTTAAAAGACATAAAATTTCATAAAGACATTTCAGAATTGACAATAAACTTCACATCTTACGGAAATAAATTTCAAAATTCTCCAGTGGTAAAGGCCATTAATTATATAATAGATAAAGCAATAGATGAAAGAGCCAGCGACCTGCATATAGAGCCCTTTCAGAGCAGTGTAACTATAAGGATGAGGATAGATGGAATAATAGGGGAGTATATTAAAATTCCTCTAAATGTATATCCACTTTTATGCGCCAGAATAAAAATAATGGCAGATATGAATATAGCAGAAAAAAGAATGCCTCAAGATGGCAAAATAAAATATGTTAAACAAAAACTAAACTATGATTTGAGAGTTTCTACACTTCCCACTATATATGGGGAAAAAATAGTTATAAGAATCTTATACAAAGATGAAGGTATAAAGCACTTAAATACTCTGGGCTTTTTAAAACAAGATGAAAAAAAAATAAGAAATATGATTTCTAAAGGTCATGGACTCATTTTAGCAGTAGGTCCCACTGGTTCTGGTAAATCTACAACTCTGTATTCCATTTTAAATACTATAGATAAACATGAAAAGAATATAGTAAGCATAGAGGATCCTGTGGAATATACTGTGGACAGTATAAATCAGGTAAATGTAAATAGTAAAATAGGGCTGGATTTTGCCAAAGGGCTTAGAAGCATATTAAGACAGGATCCAGATGTAATAATGCTTGGAGAGATAAGGGATGAAGAAACAGCACATATAGCCATAAGAGCAGCAGTAACAGGTCATTTAGTCATAAGTACACTTCATACAAATGATGCCTTTGAATCCATAGTAAGGCTTAAGGATATGGGCATAGCGGAATATTTTATTGAAGATGCATTAATAGGAATAATATCTCAGAGATTAGTTAGAAAAATATGTCCCTATTGTAAGACTAAATATGTGCCTTCATTTAGAGAAGTTAAAGAATTAAATTTGCTTTCTACAGATGTACTGTATAGGGGAGAAGGATGTATAAAATGCAATTATACGGGGTATAAGGGTAGGACAGTAGCCTATGAAATAGTCCATAGTGACCACATTGAAAAAGGATGTTTAAAAAATAATATTTCTAATATTAGAGAAAAGGTTAGACAATCAAATATGGTTTCACTCAGGCAGAATTGTATAGGGCTTATTAAATCAGGGGTTACTACTTATGAAGAGTTTCTAAGGGTAAGTTTTTAGTGAAATGAGGTGGTAAAATATAATAAAATATTGGGCACTTAATAAAAGTGGAAAAAAAATTAAGGGGCATTGTGAGGAATTTGAATTTGAAAAGCTTACATATGATTTAAAAGAAAAGGATTATTTTATATATAAGCAAGCCTTTGTAAAAAAATATAGAGAATTCTTATTAAAAAGAACTAATGTATTAGACATAAGCATTTTATGCAGTCAATTAAGTCTTATGCTAAATACGGGTATACCTTTATTTAAGTCATTTGAAATTTTAGAGACTCAATACAATAAAAGTAGGCTTAAAGTGGCTTTAAAAACTGTAAAAGAAGATGTTATAAAGGGCAGCAGTATACATGAAAGTATGAAGAAAGTTAAAAACATATTTCCGCAATTTATGATTGAGACTGTTAAAATTGGGGAAGAAGCAGGGAGACTGGAGGAAATATTAAAAAGATTATCCTCTTATTATGAAAAACAATATAATATAATGGCTGCTGTAAAGAATGCCCTTACATATCCTTTGTTAATTTTAATAACAAGCATGATTGTAATGGTATATTTGATGACTAAAATAATCCCCCAATTTGTAGATATCATCCTGTCTGCAGGAGGAGAAGTGCCTATTTTAACTAAGGCAGTAATATATAGTTGTGAATTTTTAAGACACCACTATATGAAAATATGTATAGTGTCCATACTAGCGGCAATTTTATTACATAAACTCAGTAAAAATGATAAGGTGGAAAAAGTTTCAGAAAGTATTAAAATGAAAATTCCTTATTTTAAAAAAATATACATAAACTTAATCATTTTTAAAATATGTTCTTCCATGTCCATACTTATGAAGTCAGGAATAAATATAGTTAAAGCTTTAAGAATTACAGGAGGATTGTTAGAAAGTAAAGTTATGACTGAAAGGATAGAACAGTGTGTAAGATGTATGGAGCAGGGAGAAGGTATATATAGCGCTTTAAATAG
This genomic interval from Clostridium kluyveri contains the following:
- the dapF gene encoding diaminopimelate epimerase translates to MRFTKMHGTGNDFIVIDDRENRFLGKEEELALRLCNRHFGIGADGILIVRNSDIAPIKMVIINSDGSYASMCGNGIRCFAKYIWEENLVKDKILKIETGDGIKEAVLTIKNGKVEEITINMGMPSFAPEKVPVEFKEEVIEKEVKIKNKNYIITTLFMGVPHTVIFGKLEDYDVAEGEYIEKYPVFTQGTNVNFCEIVNEKEVKVKTWERGAGPTLACGTGSCACVVAANKIGLTGKEVKVSVPGGILLVEIKDDNSVFMTGPAAISFKGEYDI
- a CDS encoding GspE/PulE family protein, whose translation is MRGIMFSVELKYIDIEDVVLDTEIVKKIPEEIARDNCLIALKKVNEKFIIVVGKKLNFPLIEQLKFILGSELLFFKSNQKKIYQLINTYYCRQNLDLALKDIKFHKDISELTINFTSYGNKFQNSPVVKAINYIIDKAIDERASDLHIEPFQSSVTIRMRIDGIIGEYIKIPLNVYPLLCARIKIMADMNIAEKRMPQDGKIKYVKQKLNYDLRVSTLPTIYGEKIVIRILYKDEGIKHLNTLGFLKQDEKKIRNMISKGHGLILAVGPTGSGKSTTLYSILNTIDKHEKNIVSIEDPVEYTVDSINQVNVNSKIGLDFAKGLRSILRQDPDVIMLGEIRDEETAHIAIRAAVTGHLVISTLHTNDAFESIVRLKDMGIAEYFIEDALIGIISQRLVRKICPYCKTKYVPSFREVKELNLLSTDVLYRGEGCIKCNYTGYKGRTVAYEIVHSDHIEKGCLKNNISNIREKVRQSNMVSLRQNCIGLIKSGVTTYEEFLRVSF
- a CDS encoding type II secretion system F family protein, producing the protein MLCSQLSLMLNTGIPLFKSFEILETQYNKSRLKVALKTVKEDVIKGSSIHESMKKVKNIFPQFMIETVKIGEEAGRLEEILKRLSSYYEKQYNIMAAVKNALTYPLLILITSMIVMVYLMTKIIPQFVDIILSAGGEVPILTKAVIYSCEFLRHHYMKICIVSILAAILLHKLSKNDKVEKVSESIKMKIPYFKKIYINLIIFKICSSMSILMKSGINIVKALRITGGLLESKVMTERIEQCVRCMEQGEGIYSALNRLQINDSIFLSLIKTGEAAGEMEEIFSSLEELFENDINRCFKRLTKVIEPVVIIFLSLFVGIFVIAALMPIFSIMDTTL